The Melitaea cinxia chromosome 21, ilMelCinx1.1, whole genome shotgun sequence genome has a window encoding:
- the LOC123664189 gene encoding histidine-rich protein PFHRP-II-like, whose protein sequence is MKTAISLLCVVVCASAVQVGYVAPASSYIYRSDNDGPASLIQVGAHNYQQPPAFAASLPLLQPLKAAEAYDLAPIPLPYVAAKPIIVEDAEEDDEGSDESEESEEGGLVEHGVAHDVGGGSAYDEEHHAAHGEKGSKGYHSQDHHAKGAAGQYGKTHKEGYFHGAKGEKGEHHDEADAHGKHYEAGKGYKGGDHGHKKHFSKGEEVTGYHKVFHKDEFKKDHDFYDVADKRGNFKKHGSQEAHHASEAGAHKKGGHSDSGYNKGGFGKSGYHAKGVVDESDEGHSAEEGADSHYKQHEDYGKKGASSQEKEYAYGDADGEYYVDED, encoded by the coding sequence ATGAAAACAGCAATCAGCTTGTTATGTGTGGTGGTGTGTGCCTCGGCCGTCCAGGTCGGGTACGTGGCCCCGGCCTCCAGCTATATCTACAGAAGCGACAACGATGGACCAGCCAGCCTCATCCAGGTGGGAGCGCACAATTACCAGCAACCCCCAGCATTTGCGGCTTCCTTGCCTCTTCTACAGCCTTTGAAAGCTGCCGAGGCTTACGACTTGGCCCCGATACCTTTACCCTACGTAGCCGCGAAACCTATCATTGTAGAAGATGCTGAAGAAGATGATGAGGGCTCTGACGAATCCGAAGAAAGTGAGGAGGGAGGATTAGTAGAACATGGTGTCGCACACGATGTAGGCGGCGGTAGTGCTTATGATGAGGAGCATCATGCCGCTCATGGTGAAAAGGGTTCCAAGGGGTACCATAGTCAGGACCATCATGCCAAGGGTGCCGCTGGCCAATACGGTAAGACACACAAGGAAGGATACTTCCATGGCGCTAAGGGAGAAAAAGGTGAACATCACGACGAAGCCGACGCTCACGGAAAACATTACGAAGCCGGCAAAGGCTACAAGGGTGGTGACCACGGCCACAAGAAGCACTTCAGCAAGGGTGAGGAAGTGACCGGGTACCATAAGGTGTTCCACAAGGACGAGTTCAAGAAGGACCACGATTTCTATGACGTCGCTGACAAGAGAGGTAACTTCAAGAAGCACGGATCTCAAGAAGCTCACCACGCTTCCGAAGCTGGCGCACACAAGAAGGGTGGTCACAGCGATTCAGGCTACAACAAGGGTGGTTTCGGAAAATCTGGATACCATGCAAAAGGGGTAGTGGACGAATCCGATGAGGGTCACTCTGCTGAAGAGGGAGCCGACAGCCACTATAAGCAACATGAAGACTATGGTAAGAAGGGAGCCAGCAGCCAGGAGAAGGAGTACGCCTATGGTGATGCTGATGGCGAATACTATGTAGACGAGGattga